The nucleotide sequence TAGCCCTCTTGATATGCTCGGCTTGTACCAATGCTGATGAACCCGATACACAAAAAGCCGACACAGAAACAAAAGATAACTATTACGTGAGATATGAAATATCAAATGGCAGTGCTTTTTCTGTTAGAGGAAACGTTGCAACCGAAAAAGGGAATTTAGATTTCTCTGGAAAATTCAACGAAACATTTGGTCCAGTTCCAAAAGGGTTCCGAGCATATGCATATGCACGTTTTTATCATGAAGGCCGTGGAGGAAGTACAAATTATAATATTCGCATATATGTAAGCAAGAACACAGAGCCTTTTGTTTTAAAAAGTCAAAAATCCGGTACATTCCCCGATGGAGGGAGCGACGAAGCCTCCTATACAATAGATTTCTAACCATTTAACTATATAATTATGAAAAAGACAACCCTTTTATTCATTTTGTTCTTAACAGGGCTGATGGCTTGTTCTACACCCGTAACACCCGAAGACAAGCCGAAACAACAAAACAATGCTGCCCCGGCATTCCAATTATTCCCCACCACCAATATGTGGACTTTTATCAAATTGGATACCCGAAACGGTCGCATGTGGCAAGTACAATGGGCTATCGATGTCGACCAACGGCTTGTTATTCCTATAAATCCAACTCAAAATTCTACTAATCTTTAAAACAATATAATCATGAAAAATTTACTGACCGTTGTGATGCTGTTTGTTTTTTCAACAGCATTATATGCACAAAAAGACGTAACCAAATTTCTCGGAATTCCCGTCGATGGCGCTAAAACTGCAATGATACAAAAACTTAAAGCCAAAGGATTCCAATACAACAGTTCCGGCGATTACCTGACCGGTGAATTTAACGGTAGAAATGTTTTGTTGAAAGTTGTAACCAATAACAACAAAGTATATCGAATAGCAGTTACAGATGCTAAAAATTCAAATGAAACCGACATTAAGATAAGATTCAATACCCTTTGCCGACAATTCAAAAACAACAAAAAATATGTATCATTCGATGATTACACATTATCAGAAGATGAAAAAATATCCTATGAAATGACTGTAAACAACAAACGGTATGAGGCTGTTTATTATCAACAACCGGAAATCACAGACAGCATAGCTTTTGCAAACGAAGTACAATCGACTCTCCTATCGAAATATACCGAAGAACAATTGGCCAATCCCTCGGAGGAAATGAAACAAGAAGTTTTAGAAGCCACATTTTCATACATGATGGATTTATATTCAAAAAAGGCGGTTTGGTTTATGATTAACGAGCAATTCGGGGAATATTACATTACTATATATTATGACAATGAATACAATCACGCCGATGGAGAAGATTTATAATTATAAACCCAATAAAAAACAAGCGGAGCTTCGAGAAAAAGCTCCGCTTGTTGTATTTCATGCTATCTACCGTCTCTCAATACGGCCGGCAAAACCGCCACCGGGGAATAAAGTGACCTTCAACTGTCGGTCTTCGGGAACAGGCATTACTACCCGTTTATAATCGCAAGCGGCACGGTCGGCATTTATACCGTCCTTGAACAGCTCTATCTCATAAAAGCCCTCTTCTAAAAATGAGAGATCGACAATTATATCCCGTTTATCCCAGTTTGTCAAACCTCCTACGTACCACTCATCGCCCGAGCGCCTCGCCATTGTAATATATTCGCCCACTTTCCCGTCAAGCCCCAAAGTTTCGTCCCACACAGTCGGGATGCGGGCTATGAAAGCGGTACACTCCGGTTCCCTTCTGTAATTCGAAGGATTGTCGCACAACATATTCAACGGAGAATCAAAAATAACATACGTAGCCAACTGACGACAACGTGTGCCCTGACTCATCGGCTCACTATTCACCGGATTATAATTCTTCTTGATTGCATTGCGCATAGCTCCCTGCGTATAGTCCATAGGTCCGGCAAACTGACGAATAAAAGGAATCTGTACATCGTAAGTCACTTGGTCATATCCTTTCGGGCTCCATTTCAATTGTTCCAAACCATTCACGCCTTCATAGTTGATCACATTGGGCCATGTACGTTGCGCACCCGTAGGTTTGTACATTCCATGAAAATCCACCAACATATTATAACAGGCGCACAATTCCGAAGCCTCATTGATAAACCGCACCATCTCTTGGTCGTCCCTATCCATAAAATCTACTTTGAACCCTTTTATCCCCATATCGGCATAATGCTTCACGACATTTTCCATATCCCGATGGAAAGCCCAATATCCGGTCCAAAGAATCAAACCGACATTTTTCCCGTCGGCATACGTTACCAATTCAGGCAAATCTATTTCAGGAACGACCTGCATTAAATCGGCCTTTTTATTCACAGCCCACCCCTCGTCGAGAATCACATATTCTATCCCGTTCTCCGCAGCAAAATCGATATAATATTTATACGTCTCGTTATTGATTCCGGCACGAAAATCTACCCCGTAGAGATTCCACGCATTCCACCAATCCCAAGCCACCTTACCCGGTTTTATCCACGAAGTATCGGCGATA is from Barnesiella intestinihominis YIT 11860 and encodes:
- a CDS encoding glycoside hydrolase family 97 protein, which gives rise to MNIFQKCISLFIAVMTVFAAQAKNYEVASPSGDLRAVVSVTNSGTTLSVFAGETEVLAPSPISITIKENNESRTKVLWGMNSKQPKVRRSFVDEMIPAPVYKRFQVKDRYNQMVLTSGKQGLVVRAYDDGIAYRLTYKSNIPYTVYNEQADFTFPADYPMYASYVKRGDDGDFESQYINSFENTYEHESITKFKSSRLLFLPVLVELPHGMKVCITEADLDNYPGMYLVGGGDTPVLASHFAPVPKTTVQGGHNMLQKFVTSREEYIARDANAQLPWRVIAVAGNDAELAASDIVFRLGKPLRIADTSWIKPGKVAWDWWNAWNLYGVDFRAGINNETYKYYIDFAAENGIEYVILDEGWAVNKKADLMQVVPEIDLPELVTYADGKNVGLILWTGYWAFHRDMENVVKHYADMGIKGFKVDFMDRDDQEMVRFINEASELCACYNMLVDFHGMYKPTGAQRTWPNVINYEGVNGLEQLKWSPKGYDQVTYDVQIPFIRQFAGPMDYTQGAMRNAIKKNYNPVNSEPMSQGTRCRQLATYVIFDSPLNMLCDNPSNYRREPECTAFIARIPTVWDETLGLDGKVGEYITMARRSGDEWYVGGLTNWDKRDIIVDLSFLEEGFYEIELFKDGINADRAACDYKRVVMPVPEDRQLKVTLFPGGGFAGRIERR